From the genome of Dermochelys coriacea isolate rDerCor1 chromosome 1, rDerCor1.pri.v4, whole genome shotgun sequence:
ATTGGATGCTGGGAGTGATCAGGGAAGGAtggtggagaggggaaaaaacacaaatTAGTCATTTGGTTGCTTGACTGATATGTGTATCCTGTTAGTGTTTAGATATTTTTTGTATAATTTCAGTTTTACATATATTCCCTGCTGTAGTCTTTTTAATTTGCCTATAACTCTATTGTTTATATTAGACCTTGGATtaagtttcaaaacaaaataccaTATGGTCTATTTTTGGTGTCTCGGATTCTGCTTTTTACCTCACACAGCTGAGTTAAAAAGTATACTTCAGTGTTAGCAAACAATAAATTTGGAAATATAGTAGACTGAAAGATTGGCTTTTCTTTCCAAAAGGCTTTAGTGTCTTGTATATTTCATTTTCCAAATAAAGAAAAGTTACCTTTTTGTTCTGTCGTTAATTACTTTATCCTTGTAGTACTCACAGTGTATTAGATATTGTCCATGCACACAGGCTGATACAGTGCCTGCCCAGAAATTTACAGTCTTAGAACAAAAAATGTATGAAGGGTATTGGGAGAGAGAATAGTCTTCCTACTTAGAAATGATTGATTGTCTTGTAGGTATGTTTAATCCATCTAATTTGCAcagtgtttttaataaatttctcTATATTTAGGAGGTCTTCAcggaaatggaagaaaaatatgGTGAAGTTGAGGAGATGAACGTTTGTGATAACCTTGGAGATCATCTCGTTGGAAATGTATATGTAAAGGTAAGATGTAAAAGCACCTCTGCAATACATCATGAATAcaaatttttctttaatatacacaattaacattttcaaaacatggcGACACCTTTATGAAAGTAATTACCTGTACGTTGGAGTGgttatgtatatatgtgtgtgcgtTTGGATTAGAATCCAAACCAGGCAGAAATACGTCCCCTTACAGTTGATTCTGTCTTGTTTTCATAAAGTTTAATCTCACCTTTTTAATTCTGAAGATATTTCCCATAGATGAATTGTTGTCTGATTTACATTTGGGCATTGAAACTCAGAGCGGTGAACTATAAAATTGTTAACTTACAAGTATGATTGTGACATGCTCACTTAAATGTTAATTACTTCGTTGTTGGAGAAAGGCCCGGTTGTGTTCAGCAACTGCACTTGAGAGGAGTTTCTGTTTACACTGAATGTCTTGCAATTTCTCTGAAGCCTCTCAAAATAGAAGCACCAGATGGTTTTAAGGAGAAGACTAGAATAGTTGGGTTCAGTTTTGACTTCAATTGTGACCAGGATCAGCTCAGTCCACtcgaataaaaaaaaaaaaaatgaactctCTTGCTCTGTGTTAATTTGTGTGTCAACTGGTTAAACTACAATacaagtagatttttttaaaaataaaattccaatcagttttttcaaatgtttcaagACTGTTAACTTGTTTTATATTCTCCCTACTGAAATGTAATAAATGGAATATTTACACTGTTGCACATTACAGTATTAAACTTTAAAATTAGAAGTACAATATGCTTAAAAGGGTTAATCAGATGAAAATCATACTTTAAAATTCTTGCCCAGCTTGCTAGCAGTTGAATTTATTAGAACTGTCATAACTTGCCTACTCTTTGCACCTTGCTCAACTTGAACATTGAGGCTAGgcttttttttataatgttgatGAGATCATTACTCAAACTGGAATAGGTGTAAAAAACAGATTCAATGAAATGGCATTTGTACAAGCCTGACCCtgaaggggggcagggggtaaCTGGGTATTTACAATAATTGCTGAGATGCATACAGCCATTTTAAGTGTTCCTAGTTTTATCCTGACACCCTTCTTTAACCCCAATCCTTGTCCCAGTTGCATGTCCCCTTTCATTGCCCACTCAGACTTCTGACTGTCCTCACAGAATTTTGATGGAATTCAAAAAGTATTTATCACATACTTTCCAGTCAGTTTTGCTTTCTGGTTCTTAGGTAATTAGTACTATGTATTGTTTTGGAGTGTAAACACTGAACGGTGggatagaatcctagaatatcagggttggaagggacctcaggagatcatctagtccaaccccctgctcaaagcaggcacaatccccaatttttgccccagatccctaaatggccccctcaaggattgaactcacaaccctgggtttagcaggccaatgctcaaaccactgagctatccctccccccttattGGTTTAAATCTCACAGAACCTTTTTATTGCACACTTActtttttgaatttgaatttgaagTGTTCTCTTCTTAGAGAACATAAATTCATGGTCTAAAATGCTTGACAGCCTCTTTAAACTCTAATTGTCCAGTAAATAGTAAGTTAGATAACCGTTTTATATTCATCAGTCTGATATACTTGCAAGTTATGTTATGTAAGTCATATTCCTCACAAATGCCTGCAAGACCAATTAGTCTTTTAAACATGGAATGTTAATGTTCAAAAAAATTCTTTAGTCTGGAGAGAAACCACTAAGTCCTCTCCAGATTGCCTATTCATGTTTAAAATGTTACTGCTTAAATAATAAACTGAATGGACCCACATATGTTTTATTAAGACACCACTTAAGAGTAGGGCCAAATAGAATACAAAATGGACTACTAGTTTTATTACTGGCCTTGAGCACATGTTAAATATCCAGCCAGGAATTAAATGGTAATGTTTGACCTATTTTATGTAACATTTTGAGAATGTTAATTTTACTTTCTTCTCAGTTTCGTCGTGAAGAAGATGCAGAAAAGGCTGTGATTGATCTGAACAATCGCTGGTTTAATGGTCAGCCGATTCATGCTGAGCTTTCACCTGTGACTGACTTCAGAGAAGCTTGTTGCCGTCAATATGAAATGGGGTAATGAAATGATATTTGCTACTGCTTATTTATTATAATAGCTTAGAGAGACCTCCAAGTTAAGCTTTTCATGAGTAAGGTTTCTCAAGAGCATTTCCAAACGATGCATTCagtaaaaatacaagaaaatacaCCTAAAGCTACCCTAACATAGAGATTCTAGAGTAAGCTCAGTTCACATATCTTAGCACCCAtgtgcactcaaaaaaaaaaaaaaaaaaaaaaaagtacttgtggcaccttagagactaacaaatttatttgagcataagctttcgtgagttacagctcacttcattggatacagtCTCTTCATCTCtacaaaaaaaattcccttcaCTTTCAGACATTCATGCACCAGGCATACAAGTAATTCCAGTAAATTATGCTCAAGTGTAACTCTGACTTCAGGGCAATTTAAGATATTTTACCAAGAGTCATACTTCCCAATGtttaatattacattaaaaaaatcacagatcaGTTAACATAACCACTCAGGTTTATATAGAAGAAAAGCTAAGAGTATAAATTTGAAATGCTTTCTTTGTGGTAATTTTCTTCTACTCCACAGAGAGTGTACGCGAGGAGGTTTCTGTAACTTTATGCATTTGAAGCCCATCTCCCGAGAATTGCGACGTGAATTATATGGACGTCGTCGTAAGAAGTAAGCATTcgtatttttaatttaaagccaactgatgcaaataatttagACATTTTTTTCGCTAAGCTTTTTGAAGATACAAAGAATAGGATCTGACTTTGAGGAAAGttgtttaaatcattttttcttctCCCAATCCAGTTCTGTTACGGAATCACAATCTGACTCTTCTGTAAATATTCAAGACTTACTCTGGCTTTatggcaaatttaaaaaataatcaaaaatggaGGGTGGCAGAAAGTCAGAGTTTCCCCTCTAGGTTATCAGTTCATATCTATTCCATGTTGGGAAAGTGAAGTCTGATTGTTGCATGTGTTAGATGAGTTGATGATCTTGGTTCCATTCCTAGTGGACAGTTGCCAACCTCACAAAATTCCATAACAGTTGGTGCTACTGTTCCCCCTTGGTAGGCATGCTGTATATCGAGTGGGCAATAGTCAAACTTCCACACAGTTGCAAAAAGGTTTCTGTTAATCTTAATTCAGGTATGTTGGCGCATGTTGCATTGCTGCTATCAGTATGAAACCTCTTTTGCTGTTAAGACTTCGCTTTCCAGTATTATCAGTGAAACACTTTCACAAACACAAAAATTCGTATTTTTCTAAAAATGCTGTTAAATTGTCTTGCAATATTTTGGAAATTGGAGGAGTAAACTTAATTGTGAAAAGTTCATATTGCATTGTTTCCTGCTTTCCTGAGAAATTAagtattaattaattttaaatttgaaaGTGTCAGGGATACATTTGTTTGCATTATTTATCCTAAGAACGTTGTTATAATGTAAAAAATGTGCTGCTGACTTAAGAGCCACATGGTTACTTTTCTGGTTCCCAACCTCTTTTCCCTTAATCAGAAACACTTGAGCTCGGCCTCTCTTCCTGAAAAGCCTTCCTTGTCCTTTCTTGTGAGATTGTGAATATGGATTTTCAAGAATGGATTATGTAtatttaaaggtgacctgcagtATTGTAACCAAAATGAGACTTGTGCCAAATGACCCAAATTACAAGGGGCAAAGTAGACACTCAGCACAAACGATCTTGCTTTTTCATCTTTTACCTTACACATACACACTTCTACCTATCTCCAAAAAAGCACCACACATTTTTGCTGTGACACACCAGAATGCGTCATTCTTTCAAGTCCTAGATCACCAAACTCCCCTGAAATATAAAGTTGGTTTATTCACAAGTTGGGGCAAACACAGTTACTCAGTTCCACTTTGAGCTCCATAGCAATGtctataaataaaaaatcatgttGTTCATATTTAgtaatataactttttaaaaaaatttaaatgtatgATTTTCCGTTTGGTAATACAGCGGACTTACTAAAGCCTTTCAAAATCCTTCTCAAAGATTTTTGTGACCTTCTTCCCTAAGAGGCTGGCTCTGGAGCTCTGAGTGGCTGTGACATAAGAGAAGCATTTTTGGACTCCTGCAGTTCACTGGCCTTACTATGTTGGTGATGGAGAAGGTGGAGGGAGactgaagaggaggaaaatgCTTTGGTCTCATGCTACTTGGGAAATTCAGTACAGAAAATCCTGatttgttaggtttttttatatatagcagTCCCTATGGCCCGTACCATTAAATCTGTAAATGGCTACAAAAGACTTCTCACAGTGCTGCAACTGGTTCTGCATAACAGTGCGATTAACTTAGAGGGGTACTTACAGGGAACTGACCCTTTTCTGGCCATTCAGACAAGTGACTGCAGTTAACAGTTTTCACTATACATACTGACCCTTCACTGCCTAAAACTGAAGAATTCTGTAATGATGGCCTTGTGGGCTTGAAAGTGCTGGGCTCTTAGGTGGTGGTAATACCTAATCCCTACCTTATTTCAAACTCTACTTCTTTTTTCTGGTATTTTCATTTGAACCATTGATCCTTGGTACTCTGTAGAATATTGCTGCATTGTTTCACTATATTTACGAACTACAATCTTAATGCTTTTTGCAGGCATAGATCCAGGTCAAGGTCCCGTGAACGTCGTTCTAGATCCAGAGATCGTGGTCGTGGAGGCGGTGGCGGAGGAGGTGGCGgtggcggaggaggaggagggcgggAACGTGATAGGAGGCGGTCAAGAGATCGTGAAAGATCTGGTCGATTCTGAGCCATGCCATTTTTACTATATGTCCGGTAGAAAGTGTTGTAGTCGATTGACCAAACAAGTTcctaatgagattttttttaaaaaaaaaaaaaaaaaagatgggctTCTGAATAAAAACTTGTAGAGATACAGTATTCTTTGTGTAACTTGTTTCTTGTGggggaagtctttttttttaaactgtcattcCTCTTTCTTGACAAATAGCTGGATTAACTATGCTTGCGGTAAAGGTGGCAAATGTATTGGAGGTGTGCAAGTTTTTACATTTAGGTATGAATTAACTTAAGGAAAATGTGTATGCctgtgtatataatataaaatagtaTATTATATACATGGATAACATGCTATATTGCTTAAGAGACAGTTACAATTTAAGTTTCCCTTTCTGCTATGCTGTCTGCTTTTTTAGGTTAGTTTAGGCACATTTAAAGGAAGGCTGTGCAAAGTGCATTTATTTACTCAGTAGAAATGCTAAGTTACAAAAATATGTATGTTAATAGAAGTCTGCACTGTCTATCACTGTGACTGTGGCATTTACAATAAATCCAATTCATTGGTGTAAAATCTAAAGCCTATTCTCTAAGCCCTCTGGAGTAGTTGAACTGCTACTCCTGGCTGTGCCAGAATTCATAGTTAAgcgtgttttttattttattttttttttttttattcttcacaTACATACACATCTACCTGCCTCAGATGATTCCTTAGGAGGATAGTGTATCTAGTGCAGTATTTAAGGCAAAAGTTATGAATGCAATATCTTATAACAGACTATCAAGTTATCAtgcaaaagctcatgctccataCAGCAGGATGAGTTCTGTGTAAAAAAATATCTGAGTATCGGATCCACCTTCATGGAGGGTTTCTTTTACTTGAAGTTGCATTGGCTGTCCTTTGAACTGAAAGCATATCAGTATTCAGGATAAGCAGTAAGTTGGGCGCTAGTGAAAAGTACACTGTACCTTCTCCATTTGTTGCTCACTTCTAAGAGAAGATCTGAACTGTAGTTAAAAGTATCTTTTCCTACATAAGGCACTTGCATAGCAAAGCTAATGGACAAGagcattttattatattttgaaGTTAAGTTATTTTTAGGCTTACTCTATCTACATTCTTCATTGCAACTGTGAATCATAGCTGTACTTcataaagcaaaatacattttatgGGATTCAGTGCTGCTTCTAGCGCTAAAGCCTCTAACTTACAAGTTGCTGGAACATCTTAAGTGCTATACAACttgtacagtagctgattttacAAGATGTATAATCAGACTTGGATCCCGGTCTGCTTATCGATCCATGAAATAGCATAAAGAGTTGTAGAAAGTATCCACCAGTTACAAATTCCTGTACATCAGGAATTATTTAGCTTTCAGAAAGGGAGGAAATTGATTAATGCTACTAGTGTTTTCAAAAGCTTGTATTAATGAGAACTTGCCTAAAAATTGTTGAAGAATAGCTCTCTCTAAATTCAGTGGATATAGACATTTTGTGGCCAGGGTAATaattaactttgtttttattttatcccCAAATGATAAAGTAAGAAAAGACCGCACTCGCTGGCACTTAGAATTGGCAAATAGTGATTAATACTGAAGGAGGGAATCAGAAAATCTTACACATCATACCTCTTTAAGGTGAACTTTTGGGCCAAAATGAAAATTGAGTTATTCCCAGATTTGTGAAGAATGCCTTCACTAACCAGGTTGGGGGGAAATCAGCACATACAGAAACTTGGTTTTAAAGGCTAAGGGCAAAGCAAAAGAAGCTTTTCTCTTACAGTACCATTATGATGTGTAAAGATGGCTTTGATGTTCTATGTTTCAATACACTAGAAATTAGGCCCTGGCTTCCTGTCACCTCAAGGACTTCAACAGTGTTTCAAGGACCTTGAGTGGCAGTATCGCAATGAGCTGAAACCTGGGGGTGCCCCTGTCACCAGTTGAGAAGTTGAAATTGTTAACTCTTAGCCCTCTAATTCATCTCAATGTACATGTTAAGATTTACCCATTTTCTCTTCAGTGACATTCTGTGTTACTTAATACCCTTTTCTAGTTAGATTGCAAGATACGGATGGTATTCATGTGCATTCAGGCAATGCCTACAAATCAGGGATTATTTTCTTGTTTCACATGGCAAACAGCATGTGTAAGACCTTGTCTGCACCACAAAGTTATGTTGCTAACTAGCCAAACTGATATAAGCCAGTGTCTACACAGTGATTTGTACCAgtttatttaaatcattttagcCTGGTACAGCTTTCGTTTGTAAACAAGACCTAAACTTGTACACATCACAAATGAATTGTAAAGACCACAGTTTCTCAtggtttgctttattttacttcaaaatttttctctctcattgaaATCCACTGAATGTATCATTTTGTGGCCTTGTGAATTAATAACGTAACTCAAACGTGCATTCAGGGACACTGATAGCAAACCAGGGGATGTCATTGAATTTCACAAGGAAGAAAAGCGTTTACAGTTTTACATTTCCACAACCTGACTAGTGAGAGCACAAGAACACATCTAGCACAAACTCACTTTTCATTGTAGCCTTGCCCTTCACCTGTAATACTGCATACTACATTAGTGAAATTGTTCAGTGTGAACTTTTAAAAGGACTTGGCACAAATGTCACTTCCTCGAAGCCACTTAAAATTGCTAATTAAGCTTATTAATGGAAATGCAGAAACTTCACTTTAATATCCTAATCCCCCTCTCCCCATATACAAAGTGTAGaacaggtaatatttttttttaaaggtagctACTCATGACTATCCAAATGTTAAGATTTCTTCTGTTGAAAAACATCACTTTTAGCTCATGGAACTTCTTAATCTCAAGTAAATGACAGCATATGGTACCTTTGATGTCTggatatgcttaattttaaataaactcaTAATTCCAAGTGACTTCCTCTTACTTGTATTAGTCTCAAATCTGATTCCTCTGTAAAATGCTGCTTGTCCATGAATATGATGTATGTTAAGACTGTAAAACCAAATGGAGAACTTGttcaaaataaagctttttttggtacataatctGCAAGTAATAGAAACATAACCCTTCTTTTAAACCAGACACTTTTCTTTAAAACTGTGCCAGCAAGGTTGTCAGGTGCTAAAAATTTTAAACACCCCACCTGTCAACTAAACTCTTATGTTCATTTGTTAAGAGacagatctcttttttttttctttttttttaaatattttagggaATGGTATTTGTTTCCTCAATCTAAAAACAATTATAAAGCCATATATAGCACTTGGCCACAGGTGTTACCAAGTGGAGACCACGGTCTTTCCTTATGCAAATCAATAAGGGTTGTACTTGAGGAAAGGCTGCAGGATCTGTTTTGTATATGATTGTAGAAATCAGTCTTTGCTAATACCACATCACTTTTATTTAAGAACATGACAGAAGGAGCTTGCACAATTTAGGAAATAAGTAATTAGTGTCTTAAAAGCCCAACACACTCCCTTTCTCCCTGTCATTGTACAACACAACTTGGTAAATTGGTTTCAGTCAAGGGTTAGTGATTGTAGCTGGTTCCTCTGCTGACATTGTCACTACATTTCAA
Proteins encoded in this window:
- the U2AF1 gene encoding splicing factor U2AF 35 kDa subunit isoform X4 is translated as MQEHYDEFFEEVFTEMEEKYGEVEEMNVCDNLGDHLVGNVYVKFRREEDAEKAVIDLNNRWFNGQPIHAELSPVTDFREACCRQYEMGECTRGGFCNFMHLKPISRELRRELYGRRRKKHRSRSRSRERRSRSRDRGRGGGGGGGGGGGGGGGRERDRRRSRDRERSGRF
- the U2AF1 gene encoding splicing factor U2AF 35 kDa subunit isoform X2 — encoded protein: MAEYLASIFGTEKDKVNCSFYFKIGACRHGDRCSRLHNKPTFSQTILIQNIYRNPQNSAQTADGSHCAVSDVEMQEHYDEFFEEVFTEMEEKYGEVEEMNVCDNLGDHLVGNVYVKFRREEDAEKAVIDLNNRWFNGQPIHAELSPVTDFREACCRQYEMGECTRGGFCNFMHLKPISRELRRELYGRRRKKHRSRSRSRERRSRSRDRGRGGGGGGGGGGGGGGGRERDRRRSRDRERSGRF
- the U2AF1 gene encoding splicing factor U2AF 35 kDa subunit isoform X1, coding for MAEYLASIFGTEKDKVNCSFYFKIGACRHGDRCSRLHNKPTFSQTIALLNIYRNPQNSSQSADGLRCAVSDVEMQEHYDEFFEEVFTEMEEKYGEVEEMNVCDNLGDHLVGNVYVKFRREEDAEKAVIDLNNRWFNGQPIHAELSPVTDFREACCRQYEMGECTRGGFCNFMHLKPISRELRRELYGRRRKKHRSRSRSRERRSRSRDRGRGGGGGGGGGGGGGGGRERDRRRSRDRERSGRF
- the U2AF1 gene encoding splicing factor U2AF 35 kDa subunit isoform X3, with the translated sequence MGTDVLDCTINQHLARQLDFKKNGTNTILIQNIYRNPQNSAQTADGSHCAVSDVEMQEHYDEFFEEVFTEMEEKYGEVEEMNVCDNLGDHLVGNVYVKFRREEDAEKAVIDLNNRWFNGQPIHAELSPVTDFREACCRQYEMGECTRGGFCNFMHLKPISRELRRELYGRRRKKHRSRSRSRERRSRSRDRGRGGGGGGGGGGGGGGGRERDRRRSRDRERSGRF